The stretch of DNA TAGAATCCCGAAGGTCTTTGTATGTTACAGTTTCGGCAGACCGAAATCTCTCTAATTGCCGCTTTTGATTATCGGCAATTTTTTCTGCTTGTTTACGAGCTTCTTCTTCTTTGCGGGTCTGTTCTTGTGCTTTTAACTTATCTAATTCAGCTTGTAATCGTTCTTTCTCTTTACGTTCAGTCGCCAATTCTGCCTTGCGTCTTCGCTCCTCTTCTTGCTGGTGTTTCTTCTCGGCTTCCAGTCTCTTTTTTTCTTCTTCTTTAGCTTTTTCTTCTGCCTCTATTCTTCTTTGTCGCTCTTCTTGCTCACGCCTTTCCGCTTTTTCTTTTTCTTTAAGTATGTTATTAAAATTCTCTTCTGTTAGCTTAACCTGGTTGAGTAAATCGGGGTCGCTTGTTTTCTCGGCAATTTTCTCAAGATCTTGAATAAACTTTGGTTGAACAATATCAAGTTGTTCATTCACAAAATCGACAAGTTTTTTATCATAGGATATAATCCTGATGTTCTTATCATCTGATAAAGATTTAATCAGGTTCACGAAATCTATTTTACTTCCTACATTCGCAGTAACATCTTCGTACGTATCTTTGTCTTTATCTCCTTTCAGATTTTCCCTTATTTCGTATGCGATTTCATCACTTATAAAATAATTCCTTCTACGGAAAGCTTCTCCCCAAAGGACGCCTGTTACATAGCGTTCCAAACGTTTCAATGCTTTTTCTTCAAACAACTCAAAAAGCACCTTTTTGCCTAATGTTTCTACCAGACCGCCATCTCTACTTGAAACCTCTCTAAATTCATTGAATGCTTCTGTTATCAGCTCTACACTTCCAAAAAGCTCCCTTGTACCTAAATTTCGACCAAATCCTTGTTGTTTATTTTTATCCAAGCCCCAACTGTCATCCCCTGCATTACCATAAGGTTGTACTCTAAAGCCATTTTTAAATAAGAATACATTACCATAGTTAACAGGTTCAATGTCCATTATTTTGCCAAAATTAACTTTAGCACTCCTGTTAAGAAAGTAAAGACCAATATCAAGATCGTCAATAAGTTTTTTGTGCTTATTAGGTTCTTCTATATAGTAGATTAAACTTCCTCGGTCAAATAATTTGGTAGTGATTTTATTGTCTTTGACCTCGACATTTACTTGCGTAGTTTTTATATCGAGAACCTTCAATATGCTGTTATGAATTGCTCCATTAATCTTTTGAGCATCTGGTCTATCGGCATCACGTTCTAAAAACTCTTCCGCAATAATTTCAATTTCGAAGTCTTCTCCTTTTGAAAATGGGTTGATAAGTTTCTCCAGCGACCTTTTAAGTTCTACTAATTTTCCTTCTGTCCAGATGGAGTTAAGGTTACTAATTCTCAGAAAAGTTCCATGAGGTTTATTATTGGGGAACTCAATTTTTCCAGTGTACCCATCTAAAGGGATTTGAATATCGCCAAAGCTCTGTCTTGCATCAACATCGAATTGATCCCAATTCACATCAATCGAATAAACTGCACTTTCTCCATCCTTACGAGTGATAAGTTCAAGTTGGCTTCCTAACCTATCGCATGAAAAACGGCCAACTCCTTTGGCCCCAGCGTAAAATCTTTTCGACTTTAAATTATTTAAATGGCGGCCTCGTTTCGAGGTTTCAGCTTCGTTTTCATTTTCTTCGAGGTCTTCTGAACCATCCTTCTTAGCAGAATAAGCGACAGCAAACCATTTATTTTTTAAATCCTTCTTAGACATGCCCTTGCCGTTATCTGCAATTATTACCTCATCGCTTTTGAAGGTTAACGTTACGTTCGTTGCATGGGCATCGTAAGAATTTTTTACAAGTTCATAAATAGCAATAAAATCATCGGTAATTAAATCTCTACCGATAATATTTTTCATCCCTGTCTTTACATCAAAAGAAATAAATTCTTTAGTCATTAATTATCTTGTTTAATACAATACCGGCTTGTTCCCCAAACAACGGAGGAATAGCATTACCGATTTGTGTGTAACGAGGGACTTCCTGAACTCGTCTTTTCCCTCCTGTAGTGTACTTTCCTTGGAAATGATACCAATCCGGAAAGCTTTGTATACGAGCATATTCCCTTACTGTTAGAATACGCGGCTCTGAATAATGAATATAATCGTCGGGTAAAGTAGTAATGGTAGGCGCAACTTTTTTTGACGCTAAAGGAATAATAACATGCTTATTAATATTCATTTGCTCTTTAATTTTAGTATCCAAATTTTTTCCTTTGGGAGCCTTCAAATAAAAAGCAAATTTCTGTTCAACATCTGGTCTATGGTTAGGAAAACTATGACTATTAGGAATAGCATCACTACACCCATTTCTTAAAAAATGTTGATAAGGAGACTGTGGTTTTATATACTTACCACTAAAGAATTTCTTGCCTCTATCTGGAGTTTGTTCTAACCCATTGCTTTTGAGTAGATCAGAAATTGCATCTATTAATTTTGGATTTTGAGGAAGGTCTTTGCTGAATAAAAACTGCTTTTTATTTTGAGTAATTTTTTTAAAGAAATAAGTGGCGTCTAATTTCTTTTTCTCGGCAACATCATTTCTAATTCCAACTAATATAAATCGCGTTCTTTTTTGAGGAATTCCATAGTTTGAAAAATCTATCATTTGCCCCTTTACGTTATAACCCAAACGTGTCAAGACACCGACCACAAGTTCTGAATAAGCTTTCTTTTTTGACCGAATTTCATTAACAGATGTTTTATTTTTTTTAAACTGAAGTGTAAAACCTTTTACATTTTCAAAAAAAATAATTTTAGGCCGAGTGTACATAATAAATTTAAGATAAGATCGAATCAATCCATTCCTGACATCATCTTCTTTACGTCTTCCTGCCATTGAAAATCCCTGGCAGGGAGGACCTCCAGCCACCATATCTACCCTGTCTCTTAAATTTATTAGTTCATCTTTATATTCTTTTAATACTTTATCTATTTCTAATTCATTTTTGGGTAGCCAAGATGGCCAATCAAAATGGTTCTTATTTTCAATTAAATTGTACTCTAGTGTTTTAAATGCATCAGGACTTTTTTCAATGGCGAAAAGACCTTTCCAACCAGCGTTATGTAGGCCAAGTGATAACCCTCCGCATCCTGCGAATAAATCTATGTAGGAAAAAGATGGCATCATAGTTAGATATAATATTATGGTATAAACGGGCCTAAAATAAGTTTTTTTTATAAAAGGTGCAAGTATCCGCCAACAAACAGGACGTGCATAAAGGTACACGAGCTTTGCAAATACTAGCTGCAAAATCCAGTATAGCCCAATTGATTTCTTTTGAT from Solitalea canadensis DSM 3403 encodes:
- a CDS encoding ATP-binding protein, coding for MTKEFISFDVKTGMKNIIGRDLITDDFIAIYELVKNSYDAHATNVTLTFKSDEVIIADNGKGMSKKDLKNKWFAVAYSAKKDGSEDLEENENEAETSKRGRHLNNLKSKRFYAGAKGVGRFSCDRLGSQLELITRKDGESAVYSIDVNWDQFDVDARQSFGDIQIPLDGYTGKIEFPNNKPHGTFLRISNLNSIWTEGKLVELKRSLEKLINPFSKGEDFEIEIIAEEFLERDADRPDAQKINGAIHNSILKVLDIKTTQVNVEVKDNKITTKLFDRGSLIYYIEEPNKHKKLIDDLDIGLYFLNRSAKVNFGKIMDIEPVNYGNVFLFKNGFRVQPYGNAGDDSWGLDKNKQQGFGRNLGTRELFGSVELITEAFNEFREVSSRDGGLVETLGKKVLFELFEEKALKRLERYVTGVLWGEAFRRRNYFISDEIAYEIRENLKGDKDKDTYEDVTANVGSKIDFVNLIKSLSDDKNIRIISYDKKLVDFVNEQLDIVQPKFIQDLEKIAEKTSDPDLLNQVKLTEENFNNILKEKEKAERREQEERQRRIEAEEKAKEEEKKRLEAEKKHQQEEERRRKAELATERKEKERLQAELDKLKAQEQTRKEEEARKQAEKIADNQKRQLERFRSAETVTYKDLRDSNHIIGVYADDISKKIKLFKTKLDKNPNMKKEDILSMLQGISLANEKINTITKFTTKSNFLQAQLSTEEDIVKYMKNYIDNIYSVLHKDMKIEVIDNGVEFVRDFQPIELSVVLDNILGNSRKKDASKSIFEFSKKGRNIILSIKDVGKVLDSNMDEELIFEEGVTSTKGAGLGLSHVKRILEKDFNASIVYNPTYKKGFELIIEFKQ
- a CDS encoding DNA cytosine methyltransferase is translated as MMPSFSYIDLFAGCGGLSLGLHNAGWKGLFAIEKSPDAFKTLEYNLIENKNHFDWPSWLPKNELEIDKVLKEYKDELINLRDRVDMVAGGPPCQGFSMAGRRKEDDVRNGLIRSYLKFIMYTRPKIIFFENVKGFTLQFKKNKTSVNEIRSKKKAYSELVVGVLTRLGYNVKGQMIDFSNYGIPQKRTRFILVGIRNDVAEKKKLDATYFFKKITQNKKQFLFSKDLPQNPKLIDAISDLLKSNGLEQTPDRGKKFFSGKYIKPQSPYQHFLRNGCSDAIPNSHSFPNHRPDVEQKFAFYLKAPKGKNLDTKIKEQMNINKHVIIPLASKKVAPTITTLPDDYIHYSEPRILTVREYARIQSFPDWYHFQGKYTTGGKRRVQEVPRYTQIGNAIPPLFGEQAGIVLNKIIND